CGCCCTCCCGGGCATCCTATCGGCGGGGATCTTCGCCTTCACGCTCTCCTGGAACGAGTTCATCTACGCCCTCATCTTCATCTCCTCGCCGGAGCGCAAGACCGTCCCCGTGGGCGTGGTCTCGGAGCTGATCCGCGGGGACATCTACTTCTGGGGGCAGCTCATGGCCGGGGCCCTGCTGGGGTCGGTGCCGGTGGCGCTGGTCTACTCGTTCTTCGTGGAGCACTACGTCGCCGGCCTCACCGGCTCGGTGAAGGGGTAGCCGGCCGGCCGAAGTGCGCCCTTGACATGTGGTTCTCGCCTTCCTAGAATCCCGCCACACCCGGTTTCCAGCCGCAGGTCCCACCCAACCCGTCCCCAGGGAGGTGCCAACATGACCACACGGACATGGCGAGGCTTCGGAACCGCGGCCGCCCTGCTGGCGGCCGCCATCATGGTGGGGGGCGCGCTTGCCCCGCCCCCTGCCACGGCCCAGCAGCCCGTCACCCTCAAGATGCAGGCCAGCTGGCCGGCCGCCCTGACCCTCTACGACAACTTCAAGATGTTCGCCGAGCGGGTCGAGAAGCTCTCCGCCGGGAAGCTCAAGATCGAGGCGCTCCCCGCCGGCGCCATCGTGCCCGCCTTCGAGGTGCTGGACGCGACCAACAAGAAGGTGATCGACGGCGCCCACACCTGGGCCGCCTACTGGACAGGCAAGCACTAGGCGGCCGTCCTGTTCACGGGCGGGCCGGGCGGCACCTTCGGCATGGATTTCATCGACGCCATGGGCTGGATGTTCGAGGGCGGCGGGCTGGAGCTCTACCAGCAGTTCTACAAGGACATCCTCAAGCTCAACGTGGTGGTGATCCCGATCCTCCCCGCCGGCCCCCAGGCGTTCGGCTGGTTCAAGCGGCCCATCAAGAACCTGGCCGACTTCAAGGGCATGAAGTGCCGCCAGACCGGCATCGCCGCCGAGGTCTTCACCGCGATGGGGATGAGCGTGGTGAACATGCCCGGCGGCGAGATCATCCCGGCGGCGCAGCGAGGGGTGATCGACTGCGCCGAGTGGGTGGGCGGCGTCGAGGACCTCAAGCTCGGCTTCCACAACGTGTGGAAGTACCACTACACGCCGGGCATGCACGAGAACGTCACGATCGGCGAGCTGCTCGTCAACAAGGACGTCTGGGACAGCCTCGGGGCGCAGAACCAGGAGATCGTCAAGTCCGCGGCGATGGAGACGTTCTTCCGCTGGTGGATGCGCTGGCAGCGGCAGAACGCCGACGCCATCAAGGAGCTGCAGGAGAAGCACAAGGTCCAGATCCTGAAGACCCCCGACGACATCCTGTACGCCTTCCTCAAGGCCTGGGACAAGGTCGCGGCGCAGGAGGCCGAGAAGGACCCCTTCTTCAAGAAGACGCTGGAGTCCCAGCGGAAGTACGCGTCCATCGTCGTCCCGGCCAAGCGCTTCATGTTCCCGACCTACAACTTCGCGGCCGACTACTACTGGCCGGTGAAGAAGTAGGACGGCCGGGCCCAAGGGCACGGAGGGGCTAGCCGGTCGCTAGCCCCTCCCTCCGTCCTCGCCTCCCCGCATCGACCCAGGAGGATCCGCAGCGTATGCCACAGCCCCCGCCCGGCCTGCTGAAGATCATCCGCGGCATCGACAGCTTCACCGAGTACTCCGGGAAGGCCGTCGCCTTCCTGATCTTCCCGCTGGTCTTCGGGCTCACCTGGGAGGCCATCTCGCGCTACCTCCTGAACGCGCCGACCATCTGGGCTTTCGACCTCTCGTACATGCTCTACGCGGCGTTCTTCATGCTGGGCGCCCACTTCGCGCTCCTCCGGGGCGCCCACATCAGGACCGACATGCTGTGGGAGAAGTTCTCGGACCGGACCAAGGGGCTCATCGACGCCAGCGCCTACGTGTTCTTCGTCTTCCCCGGCATGATCCTCCTCTTCTACGCCAGCGTGGACGAGGCCTGGCACGCCTTCACAATCTGGGAGCGCTCGGAGCAGACCGCCTGGCGCCCGATCATCTGGCCCTTCAAGGGTCTGGTGCCGCTGACCGCGGTCCTCATCCTGATCCAGGCGGTCTCGGAGCTGCTCAAGAGCCTCTACGCCGCCCGGACGGGCACGATGCTCTCCAAGCGGGAAGGCGTCGAGATATGACCGGCGGCGAGCTGCTCGGCATCATCATGCTGACGATCATGATCGGGGTGATCTTCATCGGCTTCCCGATCGCCTTCACCCTCCTGCTCCTGGCGCTCGCGTTCGGCTATTTCGGCCTCGGGGCCATCACCTTCGACCTGGCCTACTTCCAGGCCATCGGCCTCATGAAGGAGCAGATCTTCGCCGCCGTCCCGCTCTTCATCTTCATGGGCTACGTCGTCGAGCAGGCCGGGCTGATGGAGCGCCTGTTCCGCGCCGTCCGGGACGCCCTCGCGCCGCTCAAGGGCGCCCTCTACATCGCGGTCATCCTGACGGCCACGATCTTCGCCATGGCCACCGGCATCGTCGGGGCCGCCGTCACCGTGCTCGGCATCATGGCGGCGCCCATCATGATCAAGTCCGGCTACAGCCCCCGCCTGTCGGCGGGCGCCATCGCGGCCGGCGGCACCCTCGGCATCCTGATCCCGCCGAGCGTCATGCTGATCGTGATGGGGCCCGTCATCAACGTGTCGGTGGCCCAGCTCTACGCCGCCTCCTTCGGCCCGGGGTTCCTGCTGGCGTGCATGTACATCGCCTACTGCCTCCTCCGCAGCTTCCTGAACCCCAGGCTGGGCCCGCCGGTGCCTCTCGACGAGCGGCCCACATCGGCCGGGAAGGTGCTCTGGGAGCTGGTCGTGGGCGTCCTGCCGCTGGGCGCCCTGATCGCCTCCACGCTCGGCACGATCATGGCGGGGCTCGTCACCCCCACCGAGGCGGCGGCCATGGGGGCCTCGGGGGCGATCCTCCTGACCATCCTCTACGGCCGCTTCACGCTCAAGGGGCTCAAGCAGGCGGCCTACCAGACCTGCACGACCGCCAGCATGGTGCTCTTCCTGGCCGTGGCCTCCAATGTCTTCGGCGCCGTGTTCTCGCGGCTCGGGTCGGCCACCGTGGTCACCAACGCCATGATCCAGCTCCCGCTCCCCCCATTCGGGATGCTGCTCCTGGTGCAGCTCCTGATCTTTCTCCTCGGGTGGCCGTTCGAGTGGCCAGCTATCATCCTGGTCTTCCTGCCGATCTTCTGGCCGGTGATCGAGGCCCTGAAGTTCGATCCGGTGTGGGTGGGGGTGCTGATCGCCGTCAACCTCCAGACGGCCTTCCTGTCGCCGCCCGTCGCGATGTCGGCCTACTACCTCAAGTCGGTGGTGCCCCAGTGGGACCTGCGCACGATCTATGGCGGCATGGCCGATTTCATGATCATCCAGGTCATCGGGCTCGTCCTCGTGATGCTCTTCCCGCAGATCGCCCTCTGGTTCCCGGGCTGGCTCTTCGGCTAGCGCGGCGGGGATGGACTACAATATCTCCGGCCTCACCGCCGGGAGCACCAAGGGCTGAGGCGGACCCCGGGGGCCACGGAAGAGGGACTCATGGCACAGGTCGTGCTCAAGGATCTCAACAAGAAGTTCGACGAGGTCCACGCCGTCAAGGACGTGAACCTCACCATCCGCGACAAGGAGTTCATGGTCTTCGTCGGGCCCTCGGGCTGCGGCAAGACCACGACGCTCCGGATGGTGGCGGGCCTCGAGGAGATCACCTCGGGGGAGATCCAGATCGGCGACCGCGTCGTCAACGACCTGCCCCCCAAGGACCGGGACATCGCCATGGTGTTCCAGAACTACGCGCTCTACCCGCACATGAGCGTCTACGACAACATGGCCTTCGGGCTCAAGATGCGGAAGTTCCCCAAGGCCGAGATCGCCAAGCGCGTGCAGGACGCGGCGGAGATCCTCGGGATCCAGGAGCTCTTGAAGCGCAAGCCGCGGCAGCTCTCCGGCGGCCAGCGGCAGCGCGTGGCCGTCGGGCGGGCCATCGTGCGCCACCCGCAGGTGTTCCTCTTCGACGAGCCGCTGTCCAACCTGGACGCCAAGCTCCGCGTCCAGATGCGCGTGGAGCTCAAGCGGCTGCACGAGCGGCTCGAGACGACCGCCATCTACGTGACCCACGATCAGGTGGAGGCCATGACGCTCGGCAGCCGGGTGGTCGTCATGAAGGACGGCTGGGTCCAGCAGGTGGGCGAGCCCATGGAGATCTACACCAGGCCGCAGAACCGGTTCGTGGCGGGCTTCATCGGCTCGCCCGCGATGAACTTCATCCCCACGAGGATCGCCGAGGCCGGCGGCACGCTCTACGCCGAGGCCTCCGGGATCAAGGTGAAGGTGCCGCCGCACGTGGCCGGGAAGCTCGGCGCCTACACGGGCCGCGCCGTCACCCTCGGCGTCAGGCCCGAGGACCTCCGCGTCGGGACGAGCACCGAATCGTCGGACTTCGCCTTCGACGCCGTCGTGGACGTGGTGGAGCCGCTGGGGGCCGAGATCCTGCTCGACACCACGGCGGCCGCGCAGTCGGTGGTGGCGCGCGTGGAGCCGATGGTCCGGACGCGGCCGCACGAGAAGATCCGGCTCGCTCTCGTGCCCGAGCGCATCCACTTCTTCGATCCGCAGACCGAAGACGTCATCCGCTAGCGCCGTGCTGCTCCGCGCCCTCCCCCTCGCGCTCGCGGCGTGCCTGGGCGCGGCGGGCGCGCTGCCGGTCCGGGCCGCCGAGCCCCTCGCCATCGGGGAGATCAACCCGCGCACCGGCGCCCTGGCGCTCCAGGGGACGAGCGTCCACCAGGGCATCGCGCTGGCCGTGGAGGAGCAGAACGCGCGCGGCGGCATCGGCGGCCGCCCGCTGGCGCTCCTCTCCCGCGACGACGAGGGTCGGCCGGAGCGGGCCCTGGCCGCCGCCGAGGAGCTCGCGGGACGCCACCGGGTCGTGGCGTTGATCGGCGGCTACGTGGACAGCCTGGTGGGGCCCGTGGGGGAGGTGGCGGACCGGTCCCGGATCCCCTACCTCGCCACGGCCTCCCTCGACGAGCGGCTGACCCGGCGCGGCAACCGCCACTTCTTCCGCGTGTCGGGCCTCGAGGCTTATGTCCGGGTGACGACGGGCGTGGTCCAGGACGTCTTCAAGGCCGAGCGGGTGGCCATCCTCTACTCGCAGACGCCCGGCGCCTCGCAGCTCGCGCGTCGCCAGAAGGAGCTCTTCGAGCGGGCCGGGATCCGGGTCCCCGTCTTCGAGCCGTTCAGCCCCGGCCTCTCCGACTTCACTCCACTCCTGGCCCGGGTCCGCGACCAGCGGGCCGACGTCCTGCTGTCCGACACCTTCTTCGCCGATCACCTGCTGCTCGTGCGCCAGATGACCCGGGCCGGGATCCGGATCCGGGCCTTCGTGGGGGCCTTCGGCATGGAGTTCCCCGGGGTGATCCGCGAGCTGGGCCCGGCCAGCGAGGGGCTCTACGGGACCAGCTCGTGGCAGCCGGGAGTCATGCTCGGCGGCCGCGAGGCGGAGTCGCGCGCCTTCATCGAGGCCTACTCCAGGCGGTTCGGCGCCGCGCCCGTCCCGCTCAGCATGCACGGCTATGCCGCGGCCCGCGCGCTCCTCACGGCCCTGGAGGCGCTGGCGCGCGCGGGCAAGCCGATCACGGGAGAGACCGCCCGCGACGCGCTGGCCGCGGTGGATCTCGATACCCCGCTGGGCCGGATCAAGTTCGACGAGCGGGGCGAGCCCCTCTTCTACGAGCGGGTGATCGTCCAGATCCAGGGCGGCCGGCACGTCGTCGTCTACCCGCGGGAACGGGCCACCGCCCCCCCGATCCTGCCGGGGCGCTGACTGCCCTACTCCGAGAGGCACGCGACGGCAGGGGTCTCGCAGCCCGTGGTGAGGACCGGCGTGGCGGAGGCGCAGCCGTCCCGGCTCACGAGGACGGTGCCCGAGATGGAGCAGGCCAGCACGAGACCCGGCGCGGCCGCCGCCGTGGCCACCGACCAGATCGTGCTGTCGGCGCCGGGCACGCCCCCCGAGGGGCGCCAGGAGCGGCCGCCGTCGGCGGAGACCGCGATGCCTCCGCGCGTGCCCGGCAGGCCGTCGCCGAAGCCGCAGTAGAGCGTGGAGGGATCGTCGGGGCGGGAGGCCAGCGCGCGGCAGTAGTGATCCGCACACCGGAACGCGCCCTCGATCCACTGCGCGCTCCTCCACAGGGCGACGCCGCTCGGGGTAGCGGCCAGCAGCATCCCGCCCGAGGACCAGGCCAGCGCGTGGACGTCCAGCGAGGGGAGCTGCTCGTTGGCCACGCTCCACGTCCCGCCGCCGTCAACGCTGGCGAAGACTCCGCCGGCCTCGGCGCCCGCCCACAGCTCGCCCGGGACCCAGGGGTTCGGCAGGAGCGCGCTGAGGCGCCTCACCTGCGACTGCGGCAGGTCGGAGAGCAGGGCGAACGGCAGGGGCTCCCATCGGCAGCCGCCGTCATCGGAGCGGAAGAGCCCGAGGGGCCGCGTGCCGGCCAGCATGACGCCGTCCATCGCGGCGAGCGCCCACACCTGCGTGTCAGGCGCCGGCAGGGCGAGCTCGCTCCACGCACGCTCGCAGTAGCGGTAGACGCGCCCGTCGCCCCCCACGAGGAGTTCGCCGGGGGCAGCGCAGAGGGAGTACAGGCGCGCCGAGGCAGGGAGACACGGCTCCCTGGTCCACCTCGCGCCGAGGTCGTCGCTCCTGAAGAGTCCCTGCCCCACGGTCGCCACAAAGAGCCTCGGCATGGAGTTCGCCTCGGAGCCTCCTTGACCTCTGGTTTTCCAGACGCTACTATCTGGGGGCTTCGTTCCCATTCTACGATAGCCGAGGAGCTCCCACCCTGTCGCTGGCCTCGCTGCTCCAGGCCCTGGCCTCCGGTGCTCTGCTGGGATGCTTCTACGCGCTCATGGCGCTGGGCTTCTCCCTGATCCTCGGGGTGAGCCGCTCGCTGAACCTGGCGCACGGCGACCTGGTGGTCCTGGGCGGCTACGTGGGCTACGCGGTCTGGGCCGCGACGGGGCTTCATCCCATCCTGCTCC
This region of Candidatus Rokuibacteriota bacterium genomic DNA includes:
- the dctP gene encoding TRAP transporter substrate-binding protein DctP, producing MDFIDAMGWMFEGGGLELYQQFYKDILKLNVVVIPILPAGPQAFGWFKRPIKNLADFKGMKCRQTGIAAEVFTAMGMSVVNMPGGEIIPAAQRGVIDCAEWVGGVEDLKLGFHNVWKYHYTPGMHENVTIGELLVNKDVWDSLGAQNQEIVKSAAMETFFRWWMRWQRQNADAIKELQEKHKVQILKTPDDILYAFLKAWDKVAAQEAEKDPFFKKTLESQRKYASIVVPAKRFMFPTYNFAADYYWPVKK
- a CDS encoding TRAP transporter small permease subunit, which encodes MPQPPPGLLKIIRGIDSFTEYSGKAVAFLIFPLVFGLTWEAISRYLLNAPTIWAFDLSYMLYAAFFMLGAHFALLRGAHIRTDMLWEKFSDRTKGLIDASAYVFFVFPGMILLFYASVDEAWHAFTIWERSEQTAWRPIIWPFKGLVPLTAVLILIQAVSELLKSLYAARTGTMLSKREGVEI
- a CDS encoding TRAP transporter large permease subunit, with the protein product MTGGELLGIIMLTIMIGVIFIGFPIAFTLLLLALAFGYFGLGAITFDLAYFQAIGLMKEQIFAAVPLFIFMGYVVEQAGLMERLFRAVRDALAPLKGALYIAVILTATIFAMATGIVGAAVTVLGIMAAPIMIKSGYSPRLSAGAIAAGGTLGILIPPSVMLIVMGPVINVSVAQLYAASFGPGFLLACMYIAYCLLRSFLNPRLGPPVPLDERPTSAGKVLWELVVGVLPLGALIASTLGTIMAGLVTPTEAAAMGASGAILLTILYGRFTLKGLKQAAYQTCTTASMVLFLAVASNVFGAVFSRLGSATVVTNAMIQLPLPPFGMLLLVQLLIFLLGWPFEWPAIILVFLPIFWPVIEALKFDPVWVGVLIAVNLQTAFLSPPVAMSAYYLKSVVPQWDLRTIYGGMADFMIIQVIGLVLVMLFPQIALWFPGWLFG
- the ugpC gene encoding sn-glycerol-3-phosphate ABC transporter ATP-binding protein UgpC, with the translated sequence MAQVVLKDLNKKFDEVHAVKDVNLTIRDKEFMVFVGPSGCGKTTTLRMVAGLEEITSGEIQIGDRVVNDLPPKDRDIAMVFQNYALYPHMSVYDNMAFGLKMRKFPKAEIAKRVQDAAEILGIQELLKRKPRQLSGGQRQRVAVGRAIVRHPQVFLFDEPLSNLDAKLRVQMRVELKRLHERLETTAIYVTHDQVEAMTLGSRVVVMKDGWVQQVGEPMEIYTRPQNRFVAGFIGSPAMNFIPTRIAEAGGTLYAEASGIKVKVPPHVAGKLGAYTGRAVTLGVRPEDLRVGTSTESSDFAFDAVVDVVEPLGAEILLDTTAAAQSVVARVEPMVRTRPHEKIRLALVPERIHFFDPQTEDVIR
- a CDS encoding ABC transporter substrate-binding protein, coding for MLLRALPLALAACLGAAGALPVRAAEPLAIGEINPRTGALALQGTSVHQGIALAVEEQNARGGIGGRPLALLSRDDEGRPERALAAAEELAGRHRVVALIGGYVDSLVGPVGEVADRSRIPYLATASLDERLTRRGNRHFFRVSGLEAYVRVTTGVVQDVFKAERVAILYSQTPGASQLARRQKELFERAGIRVPVFEPFSPGLSDFTPLLARVRDQRADVLLSDTFFADHLLLVRQMTRAGIRIRAFVGAFGMEFPGVIRELGPASEGLYGTSSWQPGVMLGGREAESRAFIEAYSRRFGAAPVPLSMHGYAAARALLTALEALARAGKPITGETARDALAAVDLDTPLGRIKFDERGEPLFYERVIVQIQGGRHVVVYPRERATAPPILPGR